The following are from one region of the Phycisphaeraceae bacterium genome:
- a CDS encoding DUF1801 domain-containing protein has product MTTGKTKPGAQTPDALLDALDHPMRAEIDALRAIILKAHPGLVEGVKWNAPSYSVEGEDRITFQLRAKDKILLVFHRGAKKKAPPKRGRLIEDDSGLLEWADDDRAIATFRAGEVAAKKKALANAVKRWVSAAHPE; this is encoded by the coding sequence GTGACCACGGGCAAGACCAAACCCGGTGCGCAGACCCCCGACGCCCTGCTCGACGCCCTCGACCACCCGATGCGCGCGGAGATCGACGCGCTGCGCGCGATCATCCTCAAGGCGCACCCCGGGCTGGTCGAGGGCGTGAAGTGGAACGCGCCCAGTTACAGCGTGGAAGGCGAAGACCGCATCACCTTCCAGCTGCGCGCGAAGGACAAGATCCTGCTGGTCTTCCATCGCGGCGCGAAGAAGAAGGCGCCGCCGAAGCGGGGTCGCCTGATCGAGGACGACTCGGGCCTGCTGGAATGGGCCGATGACGACCGCGCCATCGCCACCTTCCGCGCTGGCGAGGTCGCGGCGAAGAAGAAGGCCCTCGCGAACGCGGTGAAGCGGTGGGTGTCGGCGGCACACCCAGAGTAA
- a CDS encoding nuclear transport factor 2 family protein — MPSLNIRLVRGLYEDFASGDIPGALARMSPDIVWNEANNFPYADGNPYIGPDAVLQGVFARIGAEWDGFTVEIDELLDAGDTVVGLGHYRGRCKATGREQNTQIAHVWRIAGGSITAFQQHADTLHIARVMGRA, encoded by the coding sequence ATGCCAAGTCTCAACATCCGACTCGTGCGCGGCCTGTACGAGGACTTCGCGTCCGGCGACATCCCGGGCGCGCTCGCGCGCATGAGCCCCGACATCGTCTGGAACGAGGCGAACAACTTCCCCTACGCCGACGGCAACCCGTACATCGGGCCCGACGCCGTGCTGCAGGGCGTCTTCGCGCGCATCGGCGCCGAGTGGGACGGCTTCACGGTCGAGATTGATGAGCTCCTCGACGCCGGAGACACGGTCGTCGGGCTCGGTCACTATCGCGGCAGGTGCAAGGCCACCGGGCGCGAGCAGAACACGCAGATCGCGCATGTCTGGCGCATCGCCGGGGGGAGCATCACCGCCTTCCAGCAGCACGCCGACACGCTGCACATCGCGCGGGTCATGGGGCGCGCGTAA
- a CDS encoding SRPBCC family protein, giving the protein MQKNAMKIMTRGDREIVITREFHSPRRAVWDAMTRPELLRKWLFGPPGWEMTECVEDLRVGGLYRWAWKGPDGEAMALRGEYREVVPHERIVRTETFEFGCDAQAGEQVGTLTLEENRGRTSLTIALVYPSKEARDGALASGMEHGMSAGYDRLEEMLDAGTPA; this is encoded by the coding sequence ATGCAGAAGAACGCCATGAAGATCATGACCCGGGGCGATCGCGAGATCGTCATCACGCGCGAGTTCCACTCGCCCCGCCGCGCCGTGTGGGACGCGATGACCAGACCCGAACTGCTGCGCAAGTGGCTCTTCGGCCCCCCGGGGTGGGAGATGACCGAGTGCGTCGAGGACCTGCGCGTCGGCGGGCTCTATCGCTGGGCGTGGAAGGGCCCCGATGGCGAGGCCATGGCGTTGCGCGGCGAGTACCGCGAGGTCGTCCCCCACGAGCGCATCGTGCGCACCGAGACCTTCGAGTTCGGCTGCGATGCGCAGGCCGGCGAGCAGGTCGGCACGCTGACTCTCGAGGAAAATCGCGGGCGCACCTCGCTCACGATCGCGCTGGTCTACCCCTCGAAGGAAGCCCGCGACGGCGCGCTGGCGTCGGGCATGGAGCACGGCATGAGCGCCGGCTACGACCGTCTCGAAGAAATGCTCGACGCAGGGACGCCGGCGTGA
- a CDS encoding winged helix-turn-helix transcriptional regulator produces MVADTGHPLDLVFQALAHPARRAILRQLTDAERNLSELAAPLKMTFQAASKHVKVLERARLVRRRVVGREHLCRLDAAPLKEVAEWAEGYRAIWESNFQRLDALLDEMQEPRRAAPAAKRAKKGRK; encoded by the coding sequence ATGGTTGCAGATACCGGCCACCCCCTCGACCTCGTCTTTCAGGCCCTCGCGCACCCGGCGCGCCGGGCGATCCTCCGACAACTCACCGACGCGGAGCGCAACCTGAGCGAACTGGCGGCGCCCCTGAAGATGACCTTCCAGGCCGCGTCCAAGCATGTGAAGGTGCTCGAGCGTGCGCGGCTGGTTCGCCGGCGCGTGGTCGGTCGCGAGCACCTGTGCCGGCTCGACGCGGCGCCGCTCAAAGAAGTCGCCGAGTGGGCCGAGGGCTACCGCGCGATCTGGGAATCGAACTTCCAGCGCCTCGACGCGCTGCTCGACGAGATGCAGGAACCCCGGCGCGCCGCGCCGGCCGCCAAGAGAGCCAAGAAAGGGAGAAAGTAA
- the elbB gene encoding isoprenoid biosynthesis glyoxalase ElbB has product MPKVAIILSGCGVFDGSEIHESVSVLIHLTRHGADWHCFAPDQPVPQVMDHYTGKPSGEQRNILHESARISRGKDRMSPIDALKAKDYDALVIPGGFGAAKNLSDFATKGDKFHMHPEVERAIKEFHQADKPVAACCIAPPMVAKALGKGVKVTVGEPGGAADAIDAVGGRHVATPVGEACVDKGAKVATAAAYMYGDATPYEVFVGIGEMIDATMAMTGAEVATRAD; this is encoded by the coding sequence ATGCCCAAAGTCGCCATCATCCTCTCCGGCTGCGGCGTGTTCGACGGCTCGGAGATCCACGAGTCCGTCAGCGTCCTGATCCACCTGACCCGCCACGGGGCCGACTGGCACTGCTTCGCGCCCGACCAGCCCGTGCCGCAGGTCATGGACCACTACACCGGCAAGCCCTCGGGCGAGCAGCGGAACATCCTGCACGAGTCGGCCCGGATCTCGCGCGGCAAGGACCGGATGTCCCCGATCGACGCGCTGAAGGCCAAGGACTACGACGCGCTGGTCATCCCCGGGGGCTTCGGGGCGGCCAAGAACCTCTCGGACTTCGCGACCAAGGGCGACAAATTCCACATGCACCCGGAGGTCGAGCGGGCGATCAAGGAGTTCCACCAGGCCGACAAGCCGGTCGCCGCGTGCTGCATCGCCCCCCCGATGGTGGCCAAGGCGCTGGGCAAGGGCGTGAAGGTGACCGTGGGCGAGCCGGGCGGCGCCGCCGACGCGATCGACGCCGTGGGCGGCAGGCACGTCGCGACCCCTGTGGGCGAGGCCTGCGTGGACAAGGGCGCGAAAGTGGCGACGGCGGCGGCGTACATGTACGGCGATGCGACCCCCTACGAGGTGTTTGTTGGCATCGGCGAGATGATCGACGCAACCATGGCGATGACGGGTGCGGAAGTAGCCACGAGGGCCGACTGA
- a CDS encoding winged helix-turn-helix transcriptional regulator: MVALDERLDRTLAALAHPTRRAILHRLMEGEARVTDLAEPFDLSLNAVSRHIRTLEEADLVRRRRVWREHLVSYNPAPLDEAAQWIERQRAMWGRSLDALERVLLEEDEAAPKPSAPGAKSPSKARKERKP, translated from the coding sequence ATGGTCGCCCTCGACGAACGCCTCGATCGGACGCTTGCCGCTCTCGCCCATCCGACGCGGCGGGCAATTCTGCACCGGCTGATGGAGGGGGAGGCGCGGGTCACCGACCTGGCCGAGCCGTTCGACCTGTCGCTGAACGCGGTCTCGCGCCACATCCGCACGCTGGAGGAGGCCGACCTCGTGCGGCGTCGTCGCGTGTGGCGAGAGCACCTCGTGTCGTACAACCCGGCGCCGCTCGACGAAGCGGCGCAGTGGATAGAGCGTCAGCGCGCGATGTGGGGCCGAAGTCTCGACGCCCTCGAGCGTGTGCTGCTCGAAGAGGACGAGGCCGCACCCAAACCCTCGGCCCCCGGCGCCAAATCACCATCCAAGGCAAGGAAAGAGAGAAAACCATGA
- a CDS encoding helix-turn-helix transcriptional regulator translates to MPPSAMTLDVFVAIAEPRRREILDILARAGEQTVGALVDALRMPQPSVSKHLAVLREVGVVTVQKLGRSRVYRLNAAELKPVYAWAKEYERFWESQASRIKETAEREARAAAKRHR, encoded by the coding sequence ATGCCCCCATCAGCCATGACGCTCGATGTGTTCGTCGCGATCGCCGAGCCCCGCCGGCGAGAGATCCTCGACATCCTCGCTCGCGCAGGCGAGCAGACCGTCGGTGCGCTCGTCGACGCGCTGCGCATGCCGCAGCCCTCGGTGTCGAAGCACCTGGCGGTGCTGCGCGAGGTGGGGGTGGTCACGGTGCAGAAACTCGGGCGGAGTCGGGTGTACCGGCTGAACGCCGCAGAGCTGAAGCCCGTGTACGCGTGGGCGAAGGAGTACGAGCGGTTCTGGGAGAGCCAGGCCTCTCGCATCAAGGAAACCGCTGAGCGGGAAGCGAGGGCCGCCGCGAAGCGCCACAGGTGA
- a CDS encoding DUF1905 domain-containing protein has product MPSREPQPVRTTIRFSATLHTPREPAGAPWCFLRLPGDASKRLPSRGQASVEGTLNGARFAATLDPDGKGGHWLMVERELREAAGASPGDAVEVEIAPVAVEPEPEVPADLRDAVSASARAKAAWDDITPLARREWIHWVTSGKRAETRTLRIAKACDMLESGKRRPCCFDRSGMYSKSLACPEADDTPRSAARARR; this is encoded by the coding sequence ATGCCTTCGCGCGAGCCCCAGCCCGTACGCACGACGATCCGTTTCAGCGCCACGCTCCACACGCCGCGAGAGCCGGCGGGCGCGCCGTGGTGCTTCCTGCGCCTGCCGGGCGACGCCAGCAAGCGGCTCCCCTCGCGCGGGCAGGCCAGCGTGGAGGGCACGCTGAACGGCGCGCGCTTCGCGGCCACGCTCGACCCCGACGGCAAGGGCGGCCACTGGCTGATGGTCGAGCGCGAACTCCGCGAGGCGGCGGGCGCATCGCCCGGCGACGCCGTCGAGGTGGAGATCGCCCCCGTCGCGGTCGAGCCCGAGCCGGAGGTCCCGGCGGACCTGCGCGACGCCGTGAGCGCGAGCGCGAGGGCGAAAGCCGCGTGGGACGACATCACCCCCCTCGCGCGCCGCGAGTGGATCCACTGGGTCACCTCGGGCAAGCGCGCCGAGACGAGAACGCTGCGCATCGCCAAGGCGTGCGACATGCTCGAGAGCGGCAAGCGCCGCCCCTGCTGCTTCGATCGTTCCGGCATGTACAGCAAATCCCTGGCGTGCCCGGAAGCCGATGACACTCCGCGGAGCGCGGCTCGCGCGCGCCGGTAA
- a CDS encoding alpha/beta hydrolase produces MPTIITRDGTDIYYKDWSPNDDAPAVVFSHGWPLCSDSWESQMLFLASQGYRCIAHDRRGHGRSSQPWHGNEMDTYADDLAMLIETLDLRDATLIGFSTGGGEVARYIGRHGTRRVAKAALISAVPPIMVKTPANPDGLPLDVFDGIRAGSVKDRSQLYKDLASGPFFGFNRPGAKPSQGMIDSFWMQGMMAGHKNAYDCIKAFSETDFTQDLKKFDIPTLVLHGDDDQIVPIGASAHKSAKLIKGATLKVYPGAPHGLADTHKDQLNKDLLAFLRG; encoded by the coding sequence ATGCCGACGATCATCACGCGAGATGGGACCGACATCTATTACAAAGACTGGTCGCCCAACGACGACGCGCCCGCCGTCGTGTTCAGCCACGGCTGGCCGCTCTGCTCGGACAGTTGGGAATCGCAGATGCTCTTCCTCGCGTCGCAGGGCTATCGCTGCATCGCGCACGACCGGCGAGGGCACGGGCGCTCCAGCCAGCCCTGGCACGGCAACGAGATGGACACCTACGCCGACGACCTCGCGATGCTCATCGAGACCCTCGACCTGCGCGACGCCACGCTGATCGGCTTCTCGACCGGGGGCGGCGAGGTCGCCCGGTACATCGGGCGCCACGGCACGCGCCGCGTCGCGAAGGCGGCGCTCATCAGCGCGGTGCCGCCGATCATGGTGAAGACGCCCGCGAACCCCGACGGCCTGCCCCTTGATGTCTTCGACGGCATCCGCGCGGGCTCGGTGAAGGACCGGTCGCAGCTCTACAAGGACCTCGCGAGCGGGCCGTTCTTCGGTTTCAACCGGCCCGGGGCGAAGCCCTCGCAGGGGATGATCGACTCGTTCTGGATGCAGGGCATGATGGCCGGGCACAAGAACGCCTACGACTGCATTAAGGCGTTCTCCGAGACCGACTTCACGCAGGACCTCAAGAAGTTCGACATCCCCACGCTCGTGCTGCACGGGGACGACGACCAGATCGTTCCCATCGGCGCGTCGGCGCACAAGTCGGCGAAGCTCATCAAGGGCGCGACCCTGAAGGTGTACCCCGGCGCGCCCCACGGCCTGGCCGACACGCACAAGGATCAACTGAACAAGGACCTGCTCGCGTTCCTTCGTGGGTGA
- a CDS encoding SRPBCC domain-containing protein, with product MVAQIDNEKVHTIHVVKEVEIDAPIDITFQAVLHEMGPGGEMPDGKPFPMKIEAWPGGRWYRDLGNDAGHLWGHVQVIKPPKLIEISGPMFMSYPAVSHVQYRLVEEGESTRLTITHRAMGLIPSDHREGVHEGWDHAVKTIRKIAESMRTGASR from the coding sequence ATGGTCGCGCAGATCGACAACGAGAAGGTGCACACGATCCATGTCGTCAAGGAGGTGGAGATCGACGCGCCGATCGATATCACCTTCCAGGCGGTGCTTCACGAGATGGGTCCCGGCGGCGAGATGCCCGACGGCAAGCCGTTCCCCATGAAGATCGAGGCGTGGCCCGGCGGGCGCTGGTACCGCGATCTGGGCAACGACGCGGGCCACCTGTGGGGCCATGTGCAGGTCATCAAGCCCCCGAAACTCATCGAGATCAGCGGGCCGATGTTCATGTCCTACCCGGCGGTCTCGCATGTGCAGTACCGTCTGGTCGAAGAGGGCGAGTCCACCCGGCTCACCATCACGCACCGCGCGATGGGGCTCATCCCCAGTGATCACCGCGAGGGCGTGCACGAGGGCTGGGATCACGCGGTGAAGACCATCCGAAAGATCGCCGAGTCGATGCGCACCGGCGCGTCGCGCTGA
- a CDS encoding SRPBCC family protein — MSKRGEFVSPDTIRFERTLPGPIERVWEYLTDSEKRGKWLASGPMDLRVGGAVEMVFNNTGLSPRREAPPEKYKDCGSAGPMRGRITRIEPPRLLAYTWGESWGDHSEVTFELSPKGDEVLLTLTHTRLQGRDLKISVAAGWDTHTSILLDILRGEEARPFWSTHTRLEAEYEARVPHEERAAR; from the coding sequence ATGAGCAAGCGCGGCGAGTTCGTATCTCCAGACACCATCCGTTTCGAGCGGACCCTCCCCGGACCCATCGAGCGCGTGTGGGAGTATCTCACCGATTCTGAGAAGCGAGGGAAGTGGCTCGCGTCGGGGCCGATGGACCTGCGCGTCGGCGGGGCGGTCGAGATGGTGTTCAACAACACCGGGCTGTCGCCGCGGCGCGAAGCGCCGCCCGAGAAGTACAAAGACTGCGGAAGCGCGGGGCCGATGCGAGGGCGCATCACGCGGATCGAGCCGCCGCGGTTGCTCGCGTACACCTGGGGCGAGTCGTGGGGCGACCACTCCGAGGTGACCTTCGAGTTGTCCCCGAAGGGCGATGAAGTGTTGCTGACGCTCACGCACACGCGCCTGCAGGGTCGCGATCTGAAGATCAGCGTCGCGGCGGGGTGGGACACGCACACCTCGATCCTGCTCGACATCCTTCGCGGCGAGGAGGCGCGCCCGTTCTGGTCGACGCACACGCGCCTGGAAGCCGAGTACGAGGCCCGCGTGCCGCACGAGGAACGCGCGGCACGCTGA
- a CDS encoding DUF1579 domain-containing protein has protein sequence MEMTIVEQHHWLRKFLGEWEYESECTMEPGGPTMKFSGRERVRAVGDLWIVGESTGTLPDGVTEATMILTLGYDTRTSRFVGTWFGSMCDYLWIYDGHLDASKRVLTLETEGYMPTNPTKKSKFKDITEFKSDDHRVFTAVMQDDDGKWNQLMTSHYRRVK, from the coding sequence ATGGAAATGACGATCGTCGAACAGCACCACTGGCTGCGCAAGTTTCTGGGCGAGTGGGAGTACGAGTCTGAATGCACGATGGAGCCCGGCGGCCCCACCATGAAGTTCAGCGGAAGGGAGCGCGTCCGCGCCGTCGGCGACCTCTGGATCGTCGGCGAGAGCACCGGCACGCTGCCCGACGGCGTGACCGAGGCCACCATGATCCTGACCCTCGGCTACGACACGCGCACCAGCCGGTTCGTGGGCACCTGGTTCGGCTCGATGTGCGACTACCTCTGGATCTACGACGGCCACCTCGACGCGTCCAAGCGCGTGCTCACCCTCGAGACCGAGGGCTACATGCCCACCAACCCCACCAAGAAGTCGAAGTTCAAGGACATCACCGAGTTCAAGAGCGACGACCACCGCGTCTTCACCGCCGTCATGCAGGACGACGACGGGAAGTGGAATCAGCTGATGACCTCGCACTACCGGCGCGTGAAGTAA